One genomic segment of Natrialbaceae archaeon AArc-T1-2 includes these proteins:
- a CDS encoding ArsR/SmtB family transcription factor — protein sequence MDERRPNSECELVLSEDDATPFSDRDVDEEVEVFATLGSETRYRILLLLDAADGPVCVCELEPHLEVGQSSISQSLSKLRKADLVSRTKEGRWRYYEPTPKAERLLETVPGAMTDTPAATL from the coding sequence ATGGACGAACGAAGGCCCAACAGCGAGTGTGAGCTGGTACTCTCCGAGGACGACGCCACGCCGTTCTCGGACCGCGACGTCGACGAAGAGGTCGAAGTGTTCGCTACGCTAGGGAGTGAAACTCGGTATCGGATCCTCCTGCTTCTCGACGCCGCCGACGGACCCGTCTGCGTCTGCGAACTCGAGCCACACCTCGAGGTCGGCCAGAGTAGCATCAGTCAGTCGCTCTCGAAGCTCCGGAAGGCCGACCTGGTGTCGCGGACGAAAGAGGGGCGGTGGCGGTACTACGAACCGACGCCGAAAGCGGAGCGGCTGCTCGAGACCGTCCCGGGGGCGATGACCGATACGCCTGCCGCGACGCTGTAA